In Pararge aegeria chromosome 17, ilParAegt1.1, whole genome shotgun sequence, one genomic interval encodes:
- the LOC120630940 gene encoding glyoxylate reductase/hydroxypyruvate reductase-like produces the protein MMALKRVLVVNKSYPDAGLKLLKTKLEPTIIPYLDSDPESLPEIKKNISNGFDALVWNTKHRLTGEILDLAGPRLKAVTTMASGIDHIDVDELVKRGLPLGNTLNVLDDAVADITVGLVIGAARRFKEGIKELESGEWKFGVQWSLGQDIARSTVGIVGLGGVGQAVVRRLKGFDVAKFIYSGRTDKPEAKALGAQRVPLEQLLKESDFVILCCPLSEETKHLINAKSLQIMKSTAVLVNIGRGGLIDQKALYDALKEGQIFAAGLDVTTPEPLPKDDPLISLPNCFIMPHLGSATVDTRNAMACIAANNILLALENKPMLNPVV, from the exons atgatgGCTTTAAAAAGAGTCCTGGTTGTAAATAAGTCATACCCGGATGCtggattaaaattattaaaaaccaa aCTGGAACCTACCATTATCCCGTATTTAGATAGTGATCCTGAAAGTCttcctgaaataaaaaagaatatttctAACGGCTTCGATGCGCTTGTATGGAATACGAAACATCGACTTACGGGAGAAATATTGGACTTAGCAG GACCACGGCTCAAAGCTGTTACAACGATGGCGTCCGGGATAGACCACATTGATGTCGATGAATTAGTAAAACGTGGATTGCCTTTGGGAAACACGCTCAATGTACTGGACGATGCAGTTGCCGATATCACTGTGGGGCTCGTTATAGGCGCTGCAAGACGATTTAAGGAAGGAATAAAGGAACTGGAAag TGGAGAATGGAAATTTGGCGTTCAGTGGAGCCTGGGGCAGGATATAGCAAGAAGTACAGTTGGAATCGTTGGCCTTGGAGGTGTTGGTCAGGCCGTAGTTCGAAGATTAAAAGGGTTCGATGTAGCAAAGTTTATTTACAGTGGACGCACTGATAAACCGGAAG CAAAAGCATTAGGAGCGCAGCGTGTGCCCTTGGAACAGTTGCTAAAAGAAAGTGACTTCGTTATTCTATGCTGTCCATTATCAGAAGAAACAAAGCATTTGATCAACGCTAAGAGTTTGCAGATTATGAAAAGCACTGCTGTACTTGTGAACATTGGCAGAGGAG GATTGATTGATCAAAAAGCCCTTTATGACGCTTTGAAAGAAGGACAAATCTTTGCTGCCGGTCTCGATGTAACTACACCAGAACCTCTGCCTAAAGATGATCCACTTATATCTTTACCTAATTGtt TTATTATGCCCCATCTAGGTAGTGCCACTGTGGACACCAGAAATGCCATGGCGTGTATAGCTGCCAACAATATACTTTTAGCTCTTGAGAATAAACCAATGTTAAACCCTGTTGTCTGA
- the LOC120630890 gene encoding glyoxylate reductase/hydroxypyruvate reductase-like gives MLYLLPLALFASALSASSDALSTKMTKNLKVLVSSNDFPESGLEVLKEHFTVLQSRYLHFGEEGVRENKEELLNLIPGCSALLWSSHHPISKELLDKAGPQLKIVSTASAGYNHANVPELKARGIKLSNTPNVLSSAVAEIAVALILGAARRFTENLEQVKSGQWDIGFTKTLGQDIRGSTVGIIGLGGIGQATVKRLSGFEVGKFLYTGHREKPEAKALNAEFTSLDNLLNQSDFVVLAVPLTDETNRMINSTTLGKMKKNAILINVGRGDLVDQDALYDALKNKQIYAAGLDVTTPEPLPKDNKLLTLPNLFVLPHIGSATVRTRSDMAVLAAENIVNALTGKPLLTPVLP, from the exons ATGTTGTATTTACTGCCGCTCGCGTTATTCGCGAGTGCTCTGTCTGCAAGTAGTGACGCGTTATCGACAAAAATGACGAAAAATCTAAAGGTTCTCGTGTCGTCCAACGACTTTCCTGAGAGTGGATTGGAAGTGCTAAAAGAACA TTTCACAGTGTTGCAAAGTCGGTACCTACACTTCGGGGAAGAAGGTGTGAGGGAGAACAAGGAAGAACTGCTCAACCTCATACCAGGCTGCTCGGCGCTTTTGTGGTCCTCCCACCATCCGATCTCTAAAGAGCTGCTGGATAAGGCAG GGCCGCAGCTTAAAATCGTGAGCACCGCATCAGCGGGCTACAACCACGCCAACGTGCCGGAGCTTAAAGCAAGGGGCATCAAGCTGTCAAACACCCCCAACGTACTAAGCTCCGCGGTTGCTGAGATAGCTGTTGCTTTGATACTGGGCGCTGCGAGACGCTTCACTGAAAATTTAGAACAAGTTAAAAG CGGACAATGGGATATAGGCTTCACCAAAACACTGGGGCAAGATATCCGAGGCAGCACAGTGGGGATTATTGGGCTCGGCGGTATCGGCCAGGCTACGGTGAAAAGATTGTCCGGCTTCGAGGTTGGCAAGTTCCTATACACTGGACACAGGGAGAAACCTGAAG CTAAAGCTTTAAATGCTGAATTCACATCGTTGGACAACCTGCTCAACCAGAGTGACTTCGTGGTGTTGGCGGTGCCCCTGACCGATGAGACCAACCGCATGATCAACAGCACCACCTTGGGGAAAATGAAGAAGAACGCCATACTCATCAATGTTGGGCGAGGAG ACTTAGTAGACCAGGATGCGCTGTACGACGCTCTGAAGAACAAGCAGATTTACGCGGCCGGTCTCGACGTAACAACACCTGAGCCTCTACCCAAAGACAACAAACTCTTGACATTGCCTAATTTGT TCGTGCTCCCGCACATCGGCAGCGCCACGGTGCGCACGCGCAGCGACATGGCTGTGCTCGCAGCGGAGAACATCGTCAACGCGCTCACTGGGAAACCCCTCCTAACGCCAGTGTtgccataa
- the LOC120630891 gene encoding ragulator complex protein LAMTOR3 homolog: protein MVDDLRKFLNHLLEKVNGLHCILITDRDGVPVVRSVTEKAPQLALRPNFISTFGMATEQASKLGLGRNKTIISMYSSYQVIQMNKLPLVITFIGSDNCNTGHILSLESQIEPFLKDLGTIVADAP from the exons atggtTGATGATCTGCGAAAATTTCTTAATCACTTACTGGAGAA gGTAAACGGTCTTCATTGTATACTGATCACAGATAGGGATGGGGTACCGGTGGTACGGTCAGTCACGGAGAAAGCGCCACAGTTGGCTCTGAGACCAAACTTCATATCCACCTTTGGAATGGCTACTGAACAAGCAAGCAAACTTGGACTTGGGAGGAACAAAACTATTATATCAATGTATTCGAGTTATCAG GTGATACAGATGAATAAGTTGCCACTTGTGATCACTTTTATTGGCAGTGACAATTGCAATACTGGGCACATATTGTCTCTAGAAAGTCAAATTGAACCTTTCCTAAAGGATCTAGGTACTATAGTTGCTGATGCTCCATGA
- the LOC120630849 gene encoding uncharacterized protein LOC120630849 isoform X2: MSAPSDSAASPSPCACTNISLMQLFHELKQKFPGVPDHVVSNTIELYCHDKRACETHLHSEIKASLTHAYHASSSAAARQISKLRDNLPVKCRNQPIVKYEVAKTTAVESLTCQNPQQAVISTNTESDYEKPQLKLNTDANQNVVESVQNENNSALSPITIINIDNCYAKYHAESPSDLELTNESNIQENKILQDLISNECKQTELIKESEQPGSTNYRILKSNKVKANLNEKLIKKEVKEKKTIKKESQPNFPQEKAPPEKPQRPNTLNFIKQNPDVAFKENLKPPDTDNCRTVSPAPSLQKPESKEKKTDPGFYRPGYPLNLSVNVNCHMDISHGYGLDDYDSPRAITSVNLTVCTPTSNMASPVRDTREEEGGFEGHVTVTVSPSTVRPQQVRRRAPPPPQSSRIESPRPTRAAPEPPSHDNNLIERQKERLSRLASALAQEKGCLTQLNRETQILAASPPTPSAAQRLRDYVERLRDECDTLAKRLEMRGSEPDDMGNFYSNIYTGQRPTASWQCHMCTFRNHPLLDKCEECDMPRIFVGTSPSMTHDSGFGSFRDRNRKGANIQSTDVTDAPISKLVSDYQAVNV, translated from the exons ATGTCTGCCCCCTCCGATAGCGCTGCGAGCCCTTCACCGTGTGCGTGCACCAATATATCGCTTATGCAATTGTTCCATGAGTTAAAACAGAAGTTTCCTGGCGTGCCCGACCATGTTGTATCCAACACAATCGAGCTGTACTGTCACGACAAAAGAGCTTGTGAGACACACCTCCACAGCGAAATCAAAGCCTCCTTAACGCATGCCTACCATGCCTCCTCATCAGCTGCAGCACGCCAGATCAGTAAGCTCAGAGACAATCTACCAGTCAAGTGCCGCAACCAGCCTATAGTCAAATATGAAGTTGCTAAAACAACAGCTGTTGAATCGTTAACTTGCCAGAATCCTCAGCAGGCTGTGATAAGCACCAACACTGAATCTGATTACGAGAAGCCCCaattaaagttaaatacagATGCTAACCAAAATGTTGTTGAAAGtgtacaaaatgaaaataacagtGCCCTATCTCCAATTACTATCATAAATATTGATAACTGCTATGCTAAATACCATGCTGAATCACCCAGCGATCTTGAGTTGACCAATGAGAGTAATatacaggaaaataaaataCTGCAAGATCTTATATCCAATGAATGTAAACAGACTGAGCTTATTAAGGAATCTGAGCAACCAGGGAGCACAAATTACAGGATTTTAAAAAGCAATAAGGTAAAGGCTAATTtgaatgaaaagttaattaaaaaagaggTAAAagagaaaaagacaataaaaaaagagtCACAGCCAAATTTCCCGCAAGAAAAAGCTCCTCCGGAGAAACCTCAACGACCAAACACATTAAACTTTATCAAACAAAATCCAGACGTtgcatttaaagaaaatttaaaaccacCAGATACTGATAATTGTCGAACTGTTTCCCCTGCACCTTCATTACAGAAACCAGagagcaaagaaaaaaaaactgatccAGGTTTCTACAGGCCAGGGTATCCTttaaacttatctgtgaatGTTAACTGTCATATGGACATTAGTCATGGTTATGGGTTAGATGATTATGATAGTCCGAGAGCTATAACATCGGTTAATTTAACAGTTTGTACTCCAACTTCGAATATGGCGAGTCCTGTGAGGGATACAAGGGAGGAGGAGGGGGGTTTTGAAGGACATGTGACTGTGACGGTGAGCCCTAGTACAGTGCGGCCACAGCAAGTGAGACGAAGGGCACCTCCCCCGCCACAGTCATCACGGATAGAGTCACCTCGGCCTACAAGGGCAGCTCCTGAACCTCCATCACATG ATAACAACCTCATCGAGCGACAAAAAGAGCGTCTCTCGAGGTTAGCATCAGCCTTAGCGCAGGAGAAGGGCTGTTTGACCCAGTTGAACAGAGAGACGCAGATACTGGCGGCGTCACCGCCCACGCCCAGCGCTGCACAGAGGTTGAGAGATTATGTGGAGAGACTGCGGGATGAGTGTGACACTCTTGCCAAGAGACTAGAGATGCGGGGTAGTG AGCCAGATGACATGGGAAACTTTTACAGCAACATCTACACGGGTCAACGGCCAACAGCGTCCTGGCAGTGCCACATGTGCACCTTCCGGAACCACCCACTCCTGGACAAGTGCGAGGAGTGTGACATGCCCAGGATATTCGTAGGTACGTCCCCCTCTATGACTCATGATTCAGGATTCGGCTCATTCAGAGACAGGAATAGGAAGGGTGCCAATATACAATCAACTGATGTGACAGATGCACCAATCTCTAAATTGGTCAGTGACTATCAAGCTGTTAATGTATAA
- the LOC120630849 gene encoding uncharacterized protein LOC120630849 isoform X3 has product MSAPSDSAASPSPCACTNISLMQLFHELKQKFPGVPDHVVSNTIELYCHDKRACETHLHSEIKASLTHAYHASSSAAARQISKLRDNLPVKCRNQPIVKYEVAKTTAVESLTCQNPQQAVISTNTESDYEKPQLKLNTDANQNVVESVQNENNSALSPITIINIDNCYAKYHAESPSDLELTNESNIQENKILQDLISNECKQTELIKESEQPGSTNYRILKSNKVKANLNEKLIKKEVKEKKTIKKESQPNFPQEKAPPEKPQRPNTLNFIKQNPDVAFKENLKPPDTDNCRTVSPAPSLQKPESKEKKTDPGFYRPGYPLNLSVNVNCHMDISHGYGLDDYDSPRAITSVNLTVCTPTSNMASPVRDTREEEGGFEGHVTVTVSPSTVRPQQVRRRAPPPPQSSRIESPRPTRAAPEPPSHDNNLIERQKERLSRLASALAQEKGCLTQLNRETQILAASPPTPSAAQRLRDYVERLRDECDTLAKRLEMRGSARVMPVAEPDDMGNFYSNIYTGQRPTASWQCHMCTFRNHPLLDKCEECDMPRIFVVRSPEGITVRLMPGRRKIVRSWVL; this is encoded by the exons ATGTCTGCCCCCTCCGATAGCGCTGCGAGCCCTTCACCGTGTGCGTGCACCAATATATCGCTTATGCAATTGTTCCATGAGTTAAAACAGAAGTTTCCTGGCGTGCCCGACCATGTTGTATCCAACACAATCGAGCTGTACTGTCACGACAAAAGAGCTTGTGAGACACACCTCCACAGCGAAATCAAAGCCTCCTTAACGCATGCCTACCATGCCTCCTCATCAGCTGCAGCACGCCAGATCAGTAAGCTCAGAGACAATCTACCAGTCAAGTGCCGCAACCAGCCTATAGTCAAATATGAAGTTGCTAAAACAACAGCTGTTGAATCGTTAACTTGCCAGAATCCTCAGCAGGCTGTGATAAGCACCAACACTGAATCTGATTACGAGAAGCCCCaattaaagttaaatacagATGCTAACCAAAATGTTGTTGAAAGtgtacaaaatgaaaataacagtGCCCTATCTCCAATTACTATCATAAATATTGATAACTGCTATGCTAAATACCATGCTGAATCACCCAGCGATCTTGAGTTGACCAATGAGAGTAATatacaggaaaataaaataCTGCAAGATCTTATATCCAATGAATGTAAACAGACTGAGCTTATTAAGGAATCTGAGCAACCAGGGAGCACAAATTACAGGATTTTAAAAAGCAATAAGGTAAAGGCTAATTtgaatgaaaagttaattaaaaaagaggTAAAagagaaaaagacaataaaaaaagagtCACAGCCAAATTTCCCGCAAGAAAAAGCTCCTCCGGAGAAACCTCAACGACCAAACACATTAAACTTTATCAAACAAAATCCAGACGTtgcatttaaagaaaatttaaaaccacCAGATACTGATAATTGTCGAACTGTTTCCCCTGCACCTTCATTACAGAAACCAGagagcaaagaaaaaaaaactgatccAGGTTTCTACAGGCCAGGGTATCCTttaaacttatctgtgaatGTTAACTGTCATATGGACATTAGTCATGGTTATGGGTTAGATGATTATGATAGTCCGAGAGCTATAACATCGGTTAATTTAACAGTTTGTACTCCAACTTCGAATATGGCGAGTCCTGTGAGGGATACAAGGGAGGAGGAGGGGGGTTTTGAAGGACATGTGACTGTGACGGTGAGCCCTAGTACAGTGCGGCCACAGCAAGTGAGACGAAGGGCACCTCCCCCGCCACAGTCATCACGGATAGAGTCACCTCGGCCTACAAGGGCAGCTCCTGAACCTCCATCACATG ATAACAACCTCATCGAGCGACAAAAAGAGCGTCTCTCGAGGTTAGCATCAGCCTTAGCGCAGGAGAAGGGCTGTTTGACCCAGTTGAACAGAGAGACGCAGATACTGGCGGCGTCACCGCCCACGCCCAGCGCTGCACAGAGGTTGAGAGATTATGTGGAGAGACTGCGGGATGAGTGTGACACTCTTGCCAAGAGACTAGAGATGCGGGGTAGTG CTCGTGTAATGCCCGTTGCAGAGCCAGATGACATGGGAAACTTTTACAGCAACATCTACACGGGTCAACGGCCAACAGCGTCCTGGCAGTGCCACATGTGCACCTTCCGGAACCACCCACTCCTGGACAAGTGCGAGGAGTGTGACATGCCCAGGATATTCGTAG TTCGGTCACCAGAAGGAATCACAGTACGCTTAATGCCAGGTCGCCGGA aaattGTCCGGTCGTGGGTTTTATGA
- the LOC120630849 gene encoding uncharacterized protein LOC120630849 isoform X1 produces MSAPSDSAASPSPCACTNISLMQLFHELKQKFPGVPDHVVSNTIELYCHDKRACETHLHSEIKASLTHAYHASSSAAARQISKLRDNLPVKCRNQPIVKYEVAKTTAVESLTCQNPQQAVISTNTESDYEKPQLKLNTDANQNVVESVQNENNSALSPITIINIDNCYAKYHAESPSDLELTNESNIQENKILQDLISNECKQTELIKESEQPGSTNYRILKSNKVKANLNEKLIKKEVKEKKTIKKESQPNFPQEKAPPEKPQRPNTLNFIKQNPDVAFKENLKPPDTDNCRTVSPAPSLQKPESKEKKTDPGFYRPGYPLNLSVNVNCHMDISHGYGLDDYDSPRAITSVNLTVCTPTSNMASPVRDTREEEGGFEGHVTVTVSPSTVRPQQVRRRAPPPPQSSRIESPRPTRAAPEPPSHDNNLIERQKERLSRLASALAQEKGCLTQLNRETQILAASPPTPSAAQRLRDYVERLRDECDTLAKRLEMRGSARVMPVAEPDDMGNFYSNIYTGQRPTASWQCHMCTFRNHPLLDKCEECDMPRIFVGTSPSMTHDSGFGSFRDRNRKGANIQSTDVTDAPISKLVSDYQAVNV; encoded by the exons ATGTCTGCCCCCTCCGATAGCGCTGCGAGCCCTTCACCGTGTGCGTGCACCAATATATCGCTTATGCAATTGTTCCATGAGTTAAAACAGAAGTTTCCTGGCGTGCCCGACCATGTTGTATCCAACACAATCGAGCTGTACTGTCACGACAAAAGAGCTTGTGAGACACACCTCCACAGCGAAATCAAAGCCTCCTTAACGCATGCCTACCATGCCTCCTCATCAGCTGCAGCACGCCAGATCAGTAAGCTCAGAGACAATCTACCAGTCAAGTGCCGCAACCAGCCTATAGTCAAATATGAAGTTGCTAAAACAACAGCTGTTGAATCGTTAACTTGCCAGAATCCTCAGCAGGCTGTGATAAGCACCAACACTGAATCTGATTACGAGAAGCCCCaattaaagttaaatacagATGCTAACCAAAATGTTGTTGAAAGtgtacaaaatgaaaataacagtGCCCTATCTCCAATTACTATCATAAATATTGATAACTGCTATGCTAAATACCATGCTGAATCACCCAGCGATCTTGAGTTGACCAATGAGAGTAATatacaggaaaataaaataCTGCAAGATCTTATATCCAATGAATGTAAACAGACTGAGCTTATTAAGGAATCTGAGCAACCAGGGAGCACAAATTACAGGATTTTAAAAAGCAATAAGGTAAAGGCTAATTtgaatgaaaagttaattaaaaaagaggTAAAagagaaaaagacaataaaaaaagagtCACAGCCAAATTTCCCGCAAGAAAAAGCTCCTCCGGAGAAACCTCAACGACCAAACACATTAAACTTTATCAAACAAAATCCAGACGTtgcatttaaagaaaatttaaaaccacCAGATACTGATAATTGTCGAACTGTTTCCCCTGCACCTTCATTACAGAAACCAGagagcaaagaaaaaaaaactgatccAGGTTTCTACAGGCCAGGGTATCCTttaaacttatctgtgaatGTTAACTGTCATATGGACATTAGTCATGGTTATGGGTTAGATGATTATGATAGTCCGAGAGCTATAACATCGGTTAATTTAACAGTTTGTACTCCAACTTCGAATATGGCGAGTCCTGTGAGGGATACAAGGGAGGAGGAGGGGGGTTTTGAAGGACATGTGACTGTGACGGTGAGCCCTAGTACAGTGCGGCCACAGCAAGTGAGACGAAGGGCACCTCCCCCGCCACAGTCATCACGGATAGAGTCACCTCGGCCTACAAGGGCAGCTCCTGAACCTCCATCACATG ATAACAACCTCATCGAGCGACAAAAAGAGCGTCTCTCGAGGTTAGCATCAGCCTTAGCGCAGGAGAAGGGCTGTTTGACCCAGTTGAACAGAGAGACGCAGATACTGGCGGCGTCACCGCCCACGCCCAGCGCTGCACAGAGGTTGAGAGATTATGTGGAGAGACTGCGGGATGAGTGTGACACTCTTGCCAAGAGACTAGAGATGCGGGGTAGTG CTCGTGTAATGCCCGTTGCAGAGCCAGATGACATGGGAAACTTTTACAGCAACATCTACACGGGTCAACGGCCAACAGCGTCCTGGCAGTGCCACATGTGCACCTTCCGGAACCACCCACTCCTGGACAAGTGCGAGGAGTGTGACATGCCCAGGATATTCGTAGGTACGTCCCCCTCTATGACTCATGATTCAGGATTCGGCTCATTCAGAGACAGGAATAGGAAGGGTGCCAATATACAATCAACTGATGTGACAGATGCACCAATCTCTAAATTGGTCAGTGACTATCAAGCTGTTAATGTATAA
- the LOC120630849 gene encoding uncharacterized protein LOC120630849 isoform X4, translating into MSAPSDSAASPSPCACTNISLMQLFHELKQKFPGVPDHVVSNTIELYCHDKRACETHLHSEIKASLTHAYHASSSAAARQISKLRDNLPVKCRNQPIVKYEVAKTTAVESLTCQNPQQAVISTNTESDYEKPQLKLNTDANQNVVESVQNENNSALSPITIINIDNCYAKYHAESPSDLELTNESNIQENKILQDLISNECKQTELIKESEQPGSTNYRILKSNKVKANLNEKLIKKEVKEKKTIKKESQPNFPQEKAPPEKPQRPNTLNFIKQNPDVAFKENLKPPDTDNCRTVSPAPSLQKPESKEKKTDPGFYRPGYPLNLSVNVNCHMDISHGYGLDDYDSPRAITSVNLTVCTPTSNMASPVRDTREEEGGFEGHVTVTVSPSTVRPQQVRRRAPPPPQSSRIESPRPTRAAPEPPSHDNNLIERQKERLSRLASALAQEKGCLTQLNRETQILAASPPTPSAAQRLRDYVERLRDECDTLAKRLEMRGSEPDDMGNFYSNIYTGQRPTASWQCHMCTFRNHPLLDKCEECDMPRIFVVRSPEGITVRLMPGRRKIVRSWVL; encoded by the exons ATGTCTGCCCCCTCCGATAGCGCTGCGAGCCCTTCACCGTGTGCGTGCACCAATATATCGCTTATGCAATTGTTCCATGAGTTAAAACAGAAGTTTCCTGGCGTGCCCGACCATGTTGTATCCAACACAATCGAGCTGTACTGTCACGACAAAAGAGCTTGTGAGACACACCTCCACAGCGAAATCAAAGCCTCCTTAACGCATGCCTACCATGCCTCCTCATCAGCTGCAGCACGCCAGATCAGTAAGCTCAGAGACAATCTACCAGTCAAGTGCCGCAACCAGCCTATAGTCAAATATGAAGTTGCTAAAACAACAGCTGTTGAATCGTTAACTTGCCAGAATCCTCAGCAGGCTGTGATAAGCACCAACACTGAATCTGATTACGAGAAGCCCCaattaaagttaaatacagATGCTAACCAAAATGTTGTTGAAAGtgtacaaaatgaaaataacagtGCCCTATCTCCAATTACTATCATAAATATTGATAACTGCTATGCTAAATACCATGCTGAATCACCCAGCGATCTTGAGTTGACCAATGAGAGTAATatacaggaaaataaaataCTGCAAGATCTTATATCCAATGAATGTAAACAGACTGAGCTTATTAAGGAATCTGAGCAACCAGGGAGCACAAATTACAGGATTTTAAAAAGCAATAAGGTAAAGGCTAATTtgaatgaaaagttaattaaaaaagaggTAAAagagaaaaagacaataaaaaaagagtCACAGCCAAATTTCCCGCAAGAAAAAGCTCCTCCGGAGAAACCTCAACGACCAAACACATTAAACTTTATCAAACAAAATCCAGACGTtgcatttaaagaaaatttaaaaccacCAGATACTGATAATTGTCGAACTGTTTCCCCTGCACCTTCATTACAGAAACCAGagagcaaagaaaaaaaaactgatccAGGTTTCTACAGGCCAGGGTATCCTttaaacttatctgtgaatGTTAACTGTCATATGGACATTAGTCATGGTTATGGGTTAGATGATTATGATAGTCCGAGAGCTATAACATCGGTTAATTTAACAGTTTGTACTCCAACTTCGAATATGGCGAGTCCTGTGAGGGATACAAGGGAGGAGGAGGGGGGTTTTGAAGGACATGTGACTGTGACGGTGAGCCCTAGTACAGTGCGGCCACAGCAAGTGAGACGAAGGGCACCTCCCCCGCCACAGTCATCACGGATAGAGTCACCTCGGCCTACAAGGGCAGCTCCTGAACCTCCATCACATG ATAACAACCTCATCGAGCGACAAAAAGAGCGTCTCTCGAGGTTAGCATCAGCCTTAGCGCAGGAGAAGGGCTGTTTGACCCAGTTGAACAGAGAGACGCAGATACTGGCGGCGTCACCGCCCACGCCCAGCGCTGCACAGAGGTTGAGAGATTATGTGGAGAGACTGCGGGATGAGTGTGACACTCTTGCCAAGAGACTAGAGATGCGGGGTAGTG AGCCAGATGACATGGGAAACTTTTACAGCAACATCTACACGGGTCAACGGCCAACAGCGTCCTGGCAGTGCCACATGTGCACCTTCCGGAACCACCCACTCCTGGACAAGTGCGAGGAGTGTGACATGCCCAGGATATTCGTAG TTCGGTCACCAGAAGGAATCACAGTACGCTTAATGCCAGGTCGCCGGA aaattGTCCGGTCGTGGGTTTTATGA